Proteins encoded within one genomic window of Trichomycterus rosablanca isolate fTriRos1 chromosome 7, fTriRos1.hap1, whole genome shotgun sequence:
- the gkap1 gene encoding G kinase-anchoring protein 1 isoform X2 gives MASTMMSVPTTASRFALLQVDSDSDSDSDTGKPKGVQESVKSTRAAKSSGGKNNQNAEKKKDKKKRKKEQQQSETNELRNLAFKKLPQKSSAAPSSLTLQGLANDLLVPNNSRISAPQENWQEWQERDEQEAVDVETASPKAKGGSKKEKKKNQQGKDKRTVSLKDFQQEGSMDPLSKRPDREELKPANAVAHDKRFFNQLEDDVSRIMQKDKRKEQYSCSTGQEVSTSSEQEQDVRTEQLKFELEKKDQEIEKLKKTISQWEERYKEVKARNAQLLKMLQQGEMKDKAEILQQVEELLNIKEELTKQVTSLHASLEQEKSKVKGLQLEQPKHQANRRGKKGPDGDV, from the exons ATGGCATCCACAATGATGTCCGTACCGACAACAGCCTCTCGCTTCGCCCTGCTCCAAGTGGACTCCGATTCggactctgactctgacactGGCAAGCCCAAAGGAGTTCAGGAGAGTGTCAAATCAACCCGAGCAGCAAAATCTTCAGGTGGCAAGAACAAtcaaaatgctgagaaaaagaaagataagaAGAAACGCAAGAAGGAGCAGCAGCAAAGTGAAACCAATGAG CTCAGGAACCTTGCCTTTAAGAAGTTGCCTCAAAAATCCTCAGCAGCTCCATCTAGCTTGACACTGCAAGGCTTAGCCAATGACTTGCTGGTGCCTAACAACAGTCGCATATCAGCCCCCCAGGAAAATTGGCAGGAGTGGCAAGAAAGAGAtgaacag GAAGCGGTTGATGTAGAAACTGCATCACCTAAAGCCAAAGGAGGCagcaagaaagaaaagaaaaagaatcaGCAGGGGAAAGACAAACGCACAGTCTCTCTAAAAGACTTTCAGCAGGAGGGAAGCATGG ATCCACTGAGTAAGAGGCCAGACAGAGAG GAGCTAAAGCCTGCAAATGCAGTAGCCCATGATAAGAGATTTTTCAACCAGCTGGAGGATGACGTGAGCCGCATCATGCAAAAAGACAAGCGCAAAGAGCAGTACAGCTGCAGCACTGGCCAAGAGGTCAGCACCTCCTCAGAACAAGAACAG GATGTTAGAACTGAACAATTAAAGTTTGAGCTGGAAAAGAAGGACCAGGAAATTGAAAAGCTGAAGAAAACAATTTCTCAGTGGGAG GAAAgatataaagaagtaaaggcaAGAAACGCCCAGTTACTTAAAATGCTTCAACAAGGAGAGA TGAAAGACAAAGCAGAAATCCTGCAGCAAGTAGAGGAGCTTCTGAACATTAAAGAGGAGCTGACAAAACAG GTAACATCACTGCATGCTTCATTAGAACAGGAGAAGTCAAAGGTGAAGGGTTTGCAGTTAGAACAACCGAAGCATCAG GCCAATCGGAGGGGGAAGAAAGGTCCAGATGGAGATGTATGA
- the gkap1 gene encoding G kinase-anchoring protein 1 isoform X1, whose product MASTMMSVPTTASRFALLQVDSDSDSDSDTGKPKGVQESVKSTRAAKSSGGKNNQNAEKKKDKKKRKKEQQQSETNELRNLAFKKLPQKSSAAPSSLTLQGLANDLLVPNNSRISAPQENWQEWQERDEQLTSNLYEADLEKALMLSKLEFEQQKKEAVDVETASPKAKGGSKKEKKKNQQGKDKRTVSLKDFQQEGSMDPLSKRPDREELKPANAVAHDKRFFNQLEDDVSRIMQKDKRKEQYSCSTGQEVSTSSEQEQDVRTEQLKFELEKKDQEIEKLKKTISQWEERYKEVKARNAQLLKMLQQGEMKDKAEILQQVEELLNIKEELTKQVTSLHASLEQEKSKVKGLQLEQPKHQANRRGKKGPDGDV is encoded by the exons ATGGCATCCACAATGATGTCCGTACCGACAACAGCCTCTCGCTTCGCCCTGCTCCAAGTGGACTCCGATTCggactctgactctgacactGGCAAGCCCAAAGGAGTTCAGGAGAGTGTCAAATCAACCCGAGCAGCAAAATCTTCAGGTGGCAAGAACAAtcaaaatgctgagaaaaagaaagataagaAGAAACGCAAGAAGGAGCAGCAGCAAAGTGAAACCAATGAG CTCAGGAACCTTGCCTTTAAGAAGTTGCCTCAAAAATCCTCAGCAGCTCCATCTAGCTTGACACTGCAAGGCTTAGCCAATGACTTGCTGGTGCCTAACAACAGTCGCATATCAGCCCCCCAGGAAAATTGGCAGGAGTGGCAAGAAAGAGAtgaacag CTTACCAGTAACCTATATGAGGCAGACCTGGAAAAGGCCTTAATGCTCAGTAAACTAGAGTTTGAACAACAGAAAAAG GAAGCGGTTGATGTAGAAACTGCATCACCTAAAGCCAAAGGAGGCagcaagaaagaaaagaaaaagaatcaGCAGGGGAAAGACAAACGCACAGTCTCTCTAAAAGACTTTCAGCAGGAGGGAAGCATGG ATCCACTGAGTAAGAGGCCAGACAGAGAG GAGCTAAAGCCTGCAAATGCAGTAGCCCATGATAAGAGATTTTTCAACCAGCTGGAGGATGACGTGAGCCGCATCATGCAAAAAGACAAGCGCAAAGAGCAGTACAGCTGCAGCACTGGCCAAGAGGTCAGCACCTCCTCAGAACAAGAACAG GATGTTAGAACTGAACAATTAAAGTTTGAGCTGGAAAAGAAGGACCAGGAAATTGAAAAGCTGAAGAAAACAATTTCTCAGTGGGAG GAAAgatataaagaagtaaaggcaAGAAACGCCCAGTTACTTAAAATGCTTCAACAAGGAGAGA TGAAAGACAAAGCAGAAATCCTGCAGCAAGTAGAGGAGCTTCTGAACATTAAAGAGGAGCTGACAAAACAG GTAACATCACTGCATGCTTCATTAGAACAGGAGAAGTCAAAGGTGAAGGGTTTGCAGTTAGAACAACCGAAGCATCAG GCCAATCGGAGGGGGAAGAAAGGTCCAGATGGAGATGTATGA
- the qng1 gene encoding queuosine salvage protein — translation MEQPLSPRESGQFVAERSQDVFINEDGVENVAEMLYALKESEAFTARGWKKMNPLAPSPDTDEAINWVFVTDTMNFSFWPDKEDQQCEVIYKGNTYKGYMSLCAAVTRAMGEGVPITDPSYFSQMSEADLAHVLRSDSDTPMPMLKDRHRVLTEAGRVLMQHSGSFRDFISRGQNDAEKMVHYIVDNIPSYRDEATYEGKGISFYKRAQILVADFWGIMEARGEGNIPNLDYLTMFADYRVPQALVHLKALRYSNALMEALKNGELIHSGDRREVEIRGCSIWCVEKIRNRLWELVKERDGQTCDINSALIDFYLWPYAKQHQGEMAHIPIHHTRCIYY, via the exons ATGGAGCAGCCTCTCTCTCCACGTGAGTCAGGCCAGTTTGTGGCAGAGCGGAGCCAGGATGTTTTCATAAATGAAGATGGTGTTGAAAACGTGGCAGAGATGCTCTATGCTCTGAAAGAAAGTGAAGCCTTTACAGCCAGAGGCTGGAAGAAAATGAACCCACTTGCTCCCTCTCCAGATACAGATGAGGCCATAAACTGGGTATTTGTAACTGACACCATGAACTTTTCCTTCTGGCCTGACAAAGAGGACCAGCAGTGTGAAGTTATATATAAAGGAAACACATATAAAGGATACATGTCTCTGTGTGCAGCTGTTACCAGAGCTATGGGAGAGg GTGTGCCTATCACAGACCCTTCCTACTTCTCTCAGATGAGTGAGGCTGATCTGGCGCATGTACTACGGTCAGATAGCGACACACCAATGCCCATGCTGAAAGATCGACACCGGGTCCTTACTGAGGCTGGCCGGGTGCTCATGCAGCATAGCGGATCCTTTCGTGACTTCATAAGCCGAGGACAAAACGATGCTGAGAAAATGGTGCACTACATTGTGGATAATATCCCGTCCTACAGAGATGAAGCCACCTATGAG GGCAAGGGCATTTCCTTCTATAAGAGGGCTCAGATTTTGGTGGCAGATTTTTGGGGCATCATGGAAGCCAGAGGCGAAGGAAACATACCCAACTTGGACTATCTTACCATGTTTGCTGACTACAGGGTGCCACAGGCCCTTGTTCACTTGAAAGCACTCCGCTACTCTAATGCACTTATGGAGGCACTAAAAAACG GTGAGTTAATTCATTCAGGTGACAGAAGAGAAGTGGAAATTCGAGGCTGCTCTATCTGGTGTGTGGAAAAGATCAGGAATCGGCTATGGGAGCTTGTAAAGGAGAGAGACGGGCAAACCTGTGACATAAACTCGGCTCTTATCGACTTCTACCTGTGGCCATACGCTAAACAacatcagggagagatggctCACATTCCTATTCATCATACACGCTGTATCTACTACTGA